From Salinicola endophyticus:
GCGACGCCTATCAGAGCTTCATGGCCAAGCAGGGCTACGGCGTGGTGTGGCGTGATGCCGACGACTTCGAGACGCTGATGGCCGAGGACGATGCCAAGTTCGGCGAGATCATGAAGCAGATGGGGCTGGCCCACTGAGGTCATCACCCTACCACCGGCGTCGCCGGACGCCGGATCACCGAGGACCGATACGCATGCAGCTCCCGCACAATCCGTTTCACGCCGCGCTGGATGGGCAGACCCGCTATGGCTGCTGGGCCGGCTTCGGCACCGGCTACGCCACCGAGATACTCGCCACCACCGGCTTCGACTGGCTGCTGATCGATGGTGAGCACGCTCCCAATACGGTGCCCAGTATCCTGGCGCAGCTGCAGGCGGTGGCGTCCTACCCCTGCGCGCCGGTGGTGCGCTGCGTCAACCACGACCCGGCGCTGCTCAAGCAGTTGCTCGATATCGGTGCCCAGACGCTGATGGTGCCGATGGTCGACACTGCCGAGCAGGCCGCGCAGCTGGTCGCGGCGACCCGCTACCCGCCCCGCGGCTTCCGCGGCGTGGGCGGCGGCCTCACCCGCGCCACGCGTTGGGACGCGATCCCCGACTATCTCGCCCGCGCCCATGAGACGCTGTGTCTGATCGTCCAGGTCGAATCCCGTGCCGGTGTCGACAACGCCGCGGCGATCGCCGCCACCGAAGGCGTGGATGGGATCTTCGTCGGGCCGATCGACCTCTCCACCGGCGTCGGCCATGTCGGCAACCCCAATCATCCCGACGTCCAGGCGATGATCCGCCATACCCTGGAGGTCACCAAGGCCGCAGGCAAGACAGCCGGCATCCTGGCGCCGGCCGAAGCGGACGCCAAGCGCTACGCCGAATGGGGGTTCGACTTCATTGCCGTGGGTATCGATATCAGCCTGCTGCGTCGGGCCGCGATCGAGACGGTGTCGCGGTATAAAAAGGACATCTCCCCGGCGTCCTCGAGCGTGGGATATTGATGCCACGCAAGCACAAATAGCGCGGGCAATATATGCCCACGCCAGGTCGATGAATCCAGGTTTCAGGGTGATGAAAAGCCCCGGCCACACAGCGTGGCCGGGGCTTCGCTAAGCGAGCGTTTCTCCGCAATATCGACACACCCTTACTACTTTTTGCGGCGCCTCGGCAGCCGCTGTCTTCTGTCTATCGGCGGCCGCTGGTGCCGGCACCGCACTCTGCGTCAGGTCAGTGGCGATCGGCACGATCGTGCCCTGCTCTGCGCGCAGGCCGAGATCCCGCAGCATGTGGGCATCGAGATGGGAGAGCGCGCGCCAGTCGTGCCGGCGGCGACGAGCCAGGGCCAGACGGGCCTTGAGGGCATCGATGAGAGTCTTCAGCGTCATACTTGTCCACTCCTTCAGGCGAAGGCCGGACAAGTATCGCGATCATGGCGGGGTGGATTTTCCACTCTCTATCGGCCGCGATACTCGTCGCGGCCGATAACGATCTGCTATCCCAGGCGCGCGACGCAACGACGAACTCGATGATTGTGCTGGCGCACATTGATCGAGAACATCGAAAAAGTCGGGCGATGGAATAGGGTCATGATCGCGTCCAGGGAAAATGCCGAAAATCGGCAGAAATGCCGGCGTGTCTGAATGACACTCGCGACCCTTTCGATTAAAAGCGAGAGCCATTCGACGCGTCAATCTCTTTATCGCCAAAACGCTGGCAACAAACGCGCATCGGATCAAAAAAACCGCAACCCCGGGTCATGTATCGCCAGAGTCACGGTTCGGTAGCGCTGCAGAGCAAGACGACATGCATTCATCGTCGCAGCACTTTCATCATTTTCAGCATCTTGCCGTTGTCACACGATCAGGGGTCGACGCCCGGCTCGGCCGAATGACGACCCCGCCGTTTCTCAGGCGTAGGTGTTGATCTGGGTACCGACGGTACCGGTGGCCGCCAGTTTGGGCTCCGGCGCCATCGAATCCATCAGCTGCGAGATTTGCGCGGACTGATTGTCGAGCGAGCGCTTGAGCAGCGACGCCTGCATGTCCTGATCCTGATTGAACTGCTGCAGCGCGACTCCGGCACCGACGACAGCATTGACTGCACTATCCATAGGAGACTCCCTATTTCCTGTTCTCGGTTGAGAGGGATTACCCTCAGGTCTTCTATCGGCGGCTGTCACCCCAGGCTTTAGCTTATAGACTGCCGGTTCCGACACTCGGCACGCCAGTGCCCATCCTCATGCGGAGGTGATGCTTCGATGATTCAGCTTTCACGATCGCTGCGCAAGCGCAGCCCGGTGCGCATCGCCGCGATATTGGCCACAACAGGCGTCGCGGCGGCGCTACTGGCCGGCTGTCAGCCCCAACCGCAGGACGCCGCCGGCAGCGGTGAGGCGCAGCGCACCTTCCATAGCGCCGAGGCCGGCGTGACCCTTGCCT
This genomic window contains:
- a CDS encoding putative motility protein; translation: MDSAVNAVVGAGVALQQFNQDQDMQASLLKRSLDNQSAQISQLMDSMAPEPKLAATGTVGTQINTYA
- a CDS encoding DUF1127 domain-containing protein; this encodes MTLKTLIDALKARLALARRRRHDWRALSHLDAHMLRDLGLRAEQGTIVPIATDLTQSAVPAPAAADRQKTAAAEAPQKVVRVCRYCGETLA
- a CDS encoding HpcH/HpaI aldolase/citrate lyase family protein, giving the protein MQLPHNPFHAALDGQTRYGCWAGFGTGYATEILATTGFDWLLIDGEHAPNTVPSILAQLQAVASYPCAPVVRCVNHDPALLKQLLDIGAQTLMVPMVDTAEQAAQLVAATRYPPRGFRGVGGGLTRATRWDAIPDYLARAHETLCLIVQVESRAGVDNAAAIAATEGVDGIFVGPIDLSTGVGHVGNPNHPDVQAMIRHTLEVTKAAGKTAGILAPAEADAKRYAEWGFDFIAVGIDISLLRRAAIETVSRYKKDISPASSSVGY